Proteins from a single region of Erythrobacter sp.:
- a CDS encoding LLM class flavin-dependent oxidoreductase — MTDQQQCEIAWFSALCDDDYEFLGVPDPYLQSSWEHCRNLVLRAEEGGFDNILLPSGYQLGVDTTIFAAAVATQVKRIKLLWATRMGEDWPPQLARRIATLDRILGPNAAGTGGRLNVNIISSDMPGEKIESAPRYRRGTEIMKIVRTLLNGEHLDFDGEFYQMKLDPPRITTLSGKCPPFYFGGLSHEARECAAEAADVYLMWPDTMDKVRENIADLKSRAANYGRTLKFGYRVHVIVRETEDEARHYADRLLSKLDDEAGRAIREKSLDAKNYGVQRQQELRGAADGDGFVEENLWTGIGRARSGCGAAIVGTPDQVLAKLRAYQAEGIEAFILSGYPHMQEADLFARHVLPHIQHGPLEI; from the coding sequence ATGACTGACCAGCAACAATGCGAAATCGCGTGGTTCTCCGCGCTGTGTGACGACGATTACGAGTTCCTCGGCGTCCCCGATCCCTATCTGCAATCGAGCTGGGAGCATTGCCGCAACCTCGTGCTGCGCGCCGAGGAAGGCGGGTTCGACAATATCCTGCTGCCTTCGGGCTATCAGCTGGGCGTTGATACCACGATCTTTGCCGCCGCCGTGGCGACGCAGGTCAAGCGCATCAAGCTGCTCTGGGCGACCCGCATGGGCGAGGACTGGCCGCCGCAGCTGGCGCGCCGCATCGCCACGCTTGATCGCATCCTCGGCCCCAATGCGGCTGGCACCGGCGGGCGCCTCAACGTCAACATCATTTCGTCCGACATGCCGGGCGAGAAGATCGAGAGCGCACCCCGCTACCGCCGCGGCACCGAGATCATGAAGATCGTGCGCACGCTCCTCAACGGCGAGCATCTCGATTTCGACGGCGAGTTCTACCAGATGAAGCTCGATCCGCCGCGCATCACCACGCTTTCGGGCAAGTGTCCGCCGTTCTACTTCGGCGGCCTCAGCCACGAGGCGCGCGAATGTGCGGCCGAGGCGGCGGATGTCTACCTGATGTGGCCCGACACGATGGACAAGGTGCGCGAGAACATCGCCGACCTCAAGTCGCGGGCCGCCAATTACGGGCGCACGCTGAAGTTCGGCTACCGCGTCCACGTGATCGTGCGCGAAACCGAGGACGAGGCGCGCCACTATGCCGATCGCCTGCTCTCGAAGCTGGATGACGAGGCCGGCCGCGCGATCCGCGAAAAGAGCCTCGATGCCAAGAACTACGGGGTGCAGCGCCAGCAGGAACTGCGCGGCGCGGCGGACGGTGACGGCTTTGTCGAGGAGAACCTGTGGACCGGCATCGGCCGCGCGCGCTCGGGCTGCGGGGCGGCAATCGTCGGCACGCCCGATCAGGTGCTGGCCAAGCTGCGCGCCTATCAGGCCGAAGGGATCGAGGCTTTCATCCTGTCGGGCTATCCGCACATGCAGGAAGCCGATCTTTTTGCGCGCCACGTGCTGCCGCACATCCAGCACGGGCCGCTCGAAATCTAG
- a CDS encoding aldo/keto reductase translates to MSELPLPPASRQLGTSAIAVSPIAWGMWRLAEDGRTVAQAAKLVHAALDAGITFLDTADIYGFDGSGGFGDAEALLGEVLAAETGLRERMVLATKGGILPPLPYDQSADYLKKAIEASLRRLKVDSVDLWQIHRPDILAHPQEVARVLDDAVASGKIRTLGVSNFTTAQTAALNHFLGNKLVSTQPEISPLRITCFENGELDQAMMLGLTPLAWSPLGGGRLAAPETACDKAVAAALDSVAEAQGVSRTVAAYSWLMAHPAGIIPIIGSQNAARIAEGAAALTVRWTRTDWYAVLVAARGVPLP, encoded by the coding sequence ATGAGTGAACTGCCCTTGCCCCCCGCCAGTCGCCAGCTCGGCACCAGCGCGATTGCCGTCTCGCCGATCGCCTGGGGCATGTGGCGCCTGGCCGAGGATGGGCGCACCGTGGCGCAAGCGGCGAAGCTGGTGCACGCGGCGCTCGATGCCGGGATCACCTTCCTCGACACCGCCGATATCTACGGCTTTGACGGAAGCGGCGGCTTTGGCGATGCCGAGGCGCTGCTGGGCGAGGTGCTGGCTGCCGAAACCGGTCTGCGAGAGCGGATGGTGCTGGCGACCAAGGGCGGCATCCTGCCCCCGCTGCCCTATGATCAGAGTGCGGATTACCTCAAGAAGGCGATCGAGGCGTCGCTGCGCCGCCTGAAGGTGGACAGCGTTGACCTGTGGCAGATCCACCGCCCCGATATCCTCGCCCACCCGCAGGAAGTCGCCCGCGTGCTCGATGATGCGGTGGCCAGCGGCAAGATCCGCACGCTGGGCGTGTCGAACTTCACCACGGCGCAGACGGCGGCGCTCAATCACTTCCTCGGCAACAAGCTGGTTTCGACCCAGCCCGAGATCAGCCCGCTCAGGATCACCTGTTTCGAGAATGGCGAGCTTGATCAGGCGATGATGCTCGGCCTCACCCCGCTGGCGTGGTCGCCGCTGGGTGGCGGGCGTCTGGCCGCGCCCGAGACTGCGTGCGACAAGGCGGTCGCCGCCGCGCTCGATAGCGTGGCCGAGGCGCAGGGCGTGTCGCGCACCGTCGCGGCTTACAGCTGGCTGATGGCGCACCCCGCCGGGATCATCCCGATCATCGGCTCGCAGAACGCCGCCCGCATCGCGGAAGGTGCGGCGGCGCTGACAGTGCGGTGGACAAGAACGGATTGGTACGCGGTGCTCGTCGCCGCGCGGGGCGTGCCTTTGCCCTAG
- a CDS encoding LacI family DNA-binding transcriptional regulator has product MSRANIRDVAARAGVAVKTVSRVLNAHPYVSAELRARVEQAMADLDYRPSVAARILSGAKSNQIALIYDNHSPYYMFQIQKGCWEVCQQNGIRLLAQPVDVADPRVGDQVRGLVSETHVDGIILSSPVTDCDPVLRALEAMDVPFIRISPGTNHSLTSSVFMDDAQAADDMTTHLINAGHRRIGFIKGHSNHMASDDRLFGYRRALDRVGIPFEPQLVVDGEFDFDSGVSGGRTLLDQPNRPTAIFASNDDMAAGVLAVAHDRGINVPAELSVAGFDDTTLARTVWPPLTTISQPMADLARTATQILIAGGDITHKRLPHELVERASVAPPMRNLK; this is encoded by the coding sequence ATGAGCCGCGCGAACATCCGTGATGTCGCGGCCCGCGCGGGGGTCGCCGTCAAGACGGTGAGCCGCGTCCTCAACGCCCACCCCTATGTAAGTGCCGAACTGCGCGCGCGGGTGGAGCAGGCGATGGCCGATCTCGACTACCGGCCTTCGGTCGCCGCCCGCATCCTCTCGGGCGCGAAGTCGAACCAGATCGCGCTGATCTACGACAATCACAGCCCCTATTACATGTTCCAGATACAGAAGGGCTGCTGGGAGGTGTGCCAGCAAAACGGCATCCGCCTGCTGGCCCAGCCGGTCGACGTGGCCGATCCGCGTGTCGGCGATCAGGTGCGCGGGCTGGTGAGCGAGACCCATGTCGACGGCATCATCCTGTCCTCGCCGGTCACCGATTGCGATCCCGTGCTGCGCGCGCTGGAGGCAATGGACGTGCCCTTCATCCGCATCTCGCCCGGCACCAACCATTCGCTGACCTCATCGGTGTTCATGGACGACGCCCAGGCCGCCGACGACATGACCACCCATCTCATCAACGCAGGCCACCGCCGGATCGGCTTCATCAAGGGCCATTCCAACCACATGGCCTCTGATGATCGCCTGTTCGGCTATCGCCGCGCGCTCGACCGGGTGGGGATTCCGTTCGAGCCGCAATTGGTGGTGGACGGCGAATTCGACTTTGATTCCGGCGTCAGCGGCGGGCGCACCCTGCTCGATCAGCCGAACCGCCCGACCGCGATCTTCGCCTCGAACGACGACATGGCCGCCGGCGTGCTCGCCGTGGCGCATGATCGGGGCATCAATGTTCCGGCCGAGCTTTCGGTCGCCGGGTTCGACGACACCACGCTGGCGCGCACGGTCTGGCCGCCGCTGACGACGATCAGCCAGCCGATGGCCGATCTCGCCCGCACGGCGACGCAAATCCTGATCGCAGGCGGGGATATCACCCACAAACGCCTGCCCCACGAACTTGTCGAGCGCGCCTCGGTCGCTCCGCCAATGAGGAACCTGAAATGA
- a CDS encoding alpha-glucosidase has protein sequence MVQLEAMGEGVMLRLAGRTILNHTRENQAISVASGNPQVTMVRGNFRLHDTSVAAVPLTLCNRESAGGVVLASGDGAAKAAVRLEGARLTVTALSGHDRVTIDLALAPGDILWGGGEQMSYLALNGRKFPLWTSEPGVGREPGTPLTDQASADGSFAGGDYWTTNYPEPTVLCSGGWAISLANAEYAEADASEVGRLRIHVWSGEVVIDLFEGAPADLTRQLGERFGPRHALPDWALGGAIVGLKQGETSFERLEALIDAGAAVSGLWCEDWVGIRETSFGRRLFWDWQWNPARYPDLPARIAALKARGIRFLGYVNPYLAVDGPLYPEAAAQGFFARRLDSDAPYLVDFGEFDAGVVDFTNPAAAAWFAEEVIGKRMLDFGLDGWMADFGEYLPTDLRLFDGDPMCEHNRWPVRWAEVNARAVASRGRTGDVLWFMRAGHKGVQAHCPLLWAGDQSVDFSRHDGIGTVITAALSSGLVGNAFSHSDVGGYTSLFGNVRTEELILRWYELGAFSPVMRTHEGNRPDDNLQIDSTPALIAGFARWSRVHAALAPYVQHLVAEAQATGLPAQRALFLHFPQDPQTFTIQDQFLYGADLMVAPVIEAGAAQRRVYLPQGAWRHLWSGADYAPGWYDVPAPIGAPPVFYRTESAFAPLFEELVP, from the coding sequence ATGGTGCAGCTTGAGGCGATGGGGGAGGGTGTGATGCTGCGGCTCGCAGGCCGCACGATCCTCAATCACACCCGTGAAAATCAAGCAATTTCCGTTGCTTCCGGCAATCCGCAGGTCACCATGGTGCGCGGCAATTTCCGCCTGCACGACACAAGTGTGGCAGCAGTGCCACTCACCCTGTGCAATCGCGAATCCGCTGGCGGCGTGGTGCTGGCGAGCGGCGACGGGGCGGCGAAAGCGGCTGTCCGGCTGGAAGGCGCGCGGCTCACCGTCACCGCGCTTTCCGGGCATGACCGGGTGACGATCGACCTTGCCCTTGCGCCGGGCGACATCCTGTGGGGCGGGGGCGAGCAGATGAGCTACCTCGCGCTCAACGGTCGCAAGTTTCCGCTGTGGACCAGCGAGCCGGGGGTGGGGCGCGAACCCGGCACCCCGCTGACCGATCAGGCCAGCGCCGACGGGAGCTTCGCGGGCGGGGACTACTGGACCACCAACTACCCCGAACCCACCGTGCTGTGCTCGGGCGGCTGGGCCATCAGCCTTGCCAATGCCGAATATGCGGAAGCTGACGCCTCGGAAGTCGGGCGGCTGCGCATTCACGTCTGGTCGGGCGAAGTCGTCATCGACCTGTTCGAAGGCGCCCCCGCAGACCTCACCCGCCAACTGGGCGAACGCTTCGGCCCGCGCCATGCGCTCCCCGACTGGGCGCTGGGCGGGGCGATTGTCGGGCTCAAGCAGGGCGAGACGAGCTTCGAGCGGCTCGAAGCCCTGATCGACGCGGGTGCGGCGGTGAGCGGCCTGTGGTGCGAGGACTGGGTCGGCATCCGCGAGACCAGCTTCGGCCGCCGCCTGTTCTGGGACTGGCAGTGGAACCCTGCGCGCTACCCCGATCTGCCCGCACGCATCGCGGCACTCAAGGCCCGCGGCATCCGCTTCCTCGGCTATGTGAACCCCTATCTCGCGGTCGACGGCCCGCTTTACCCCGAGGCCGCGGCGCAAGGCTTCTTCGCCCGCCGCCTCGATAGCGACGCGCCCTACCTCGTCGATTTCGGCGAGTTCGACGCGGGCGTGGTCGATTTCACCAACCCGGCCGCCGCCGCATGGTTTGCCGAAGAGGTGATCGGCAAGCGGATGCTCGATTTTGGCCTTGATGGCTGGATGGCGGATTTCGGCGAATATCTCCCCACCGACCTGCGCCTCTTCGATGGCGACCCGATGTGCGAGCACAACCGGTGGCCGGTGCGCTGGGCCGAGGTCAACGCCCGCGCGGTCGCTTCACGCGGGCGAACCGGCGATGTGCTGTGGTTCATGCGCGCAGGCCACAAGGGCGTGCAGGCCCATTGCCCCTTGCTGTGGGCGGGCGACCAGTCGGTCGATTTCTCCCGCCATGACGGTATCGGCACGGTGATCACCGCCGCGCTCTCCTCCGGCCTGGTTGGCAATGCCTTCAGCCATTCCGATGTCGGCGGCTACACCAGCCTGTTCGGCAATGTCCGGACGGAGGAGCTGATCCTGCGCTGGTATGAACTCGGCGCCTTCAGCCCGGTGATGCGCACGCACGAGGGCAACCGCCCGGACGACAACCTCCAGATCGACAGCACGCCTGCACTGATCGCAGGCTTTGCGCGCTGGAGCCGGGTCCACGCCGCGCTCGCCCCCTATGTGCAGCACCTTGTGGCCGAAGCGCAGGCAACCGGCCTGCCCGCCCAGCGCGCGCTGTTCCTCCACTTCCCGCAAGACCCGCAGACCTTCACCATTCAGGACCAGTTCCTCTATGGTGCAGACCTGATGGTGGCACCCGTGATCGAAGCAGGAGCGGCACAGCGCCGCGTCTATCTGCCGCAAGGCGCATGGCGGCATCTGTGGAGCGGCGCGGATTACGCTCCCGGCTGGTATGATGTGCCCGCCCCGATCGGCGCGCCGCCGGTGTTCTACCGCACCGAAAGCGCCTTTGCGCCGCTGTTCGAGGAGCTCGTCCCATGA
- a CDS encoding TonB-dependent receptor — translation MATTTRIALKTLALSASTLAFAHAAPAMAQVEEIIVTAQKVEENVQDVPIAISAVSGDRLEQAVVFNLENIATIVPSVTFRKGTTNANSAIVMRGVGTITFSIAAEPSVSTVVDGVVLSRSGQAFLDLVDIERLEVLRGPQGTLFGKNASAGLVNIVSEGGSDTLEAEASLDYFEGEEVRMKAAIAGPLTDNLTARVTGFWGTFDGNITNVNQGGRRDVNGYKRYGARGILDYDAGGADLRLIADYFESDDNCCADVTAVSRGAVLDDELGLPGGSAQGEDQRFVNHNLVTRAKDRQWSITGSGDFDIGDTHTLNVILGYRNWFNEEFRDGDFLPRAIVGTGELHDNGVVRTEQISAEVRLASDQTKSFFYQVGAFAWQSENSQVFTRRNITCASSTLPVDPRTGARPCNIADTVNTIFPTATSFSDVTSTNFALFTQATYRFTEQLSLTGGLRYTWDDLEFTHTRAPGVNAFNGLPATGPGVSGNPAGGTLASGGNGTNTSAGATDTGNLSGRAVLQFEPTEDIMLYGSYTRGYKGPAFNVFFNHTAPTNAIPIDEELSDSFEVGLKSQFWDRRVQFNLSAFMVEYEGFQANNFVLLNGAVVSNLTNAGTVKSEGFEADLVIAPVDGLNLRASAAYADAQVKEFNPNPATNAPDARNGTQLPLAPKFVYTIGGDYTADLGGLQLYLNTDYRHTSRQFSDLGEQGPIDAFGIWNASVGFSDPDDKFRVTFHARNLTDNSYVLLNVSAGQRLQIPRDADRYFGISLRTRM, via the coding sequence ATGGCTACCACCACCCGAATTGCGCTCAAGACGCTGGCCCTGTCCGCCAGCACTCTGGCCTTCGCCCACGCCGCGCCCGCCATGGCGCAGGTCGAGGAAATCATCGTCACGGCCCAGAAGGTCGAGGAAAATGTGCAGGATGTGCCGATCGCGATCTCCGCGGTCTCGGGCGACCGGCTCGAACAGGCGGTGGTGTTCAACCTCGAGAACATCGCCACCATCGTTCCTTCGGTGACCTTCCGCAAGGGCACAACCAACGCCAACAGCGCGATCGTGATGCGCGGCGTCGGCACGATCACCTTCTCGATCGCGGCCGAGCCCAGTGTGTCCACCGTTGTCGACGGCGTGGTGCTGTCGCGTTCGGGCCAGGCTTTCCTTGATCTCGTCGACATCGAGCGGCTCGAAGTGCTGCGCGGCCCGCAGGGCACGCTGTTCGGCAAGAACGCCAGCGCCGGTCTCGTCAACATCGTCTCCGAAGGTGGCAGCGACACCCTCGAAGCCGAAGCCAGCCTCGACTATTTCGAAGGTGAGGAAGTCCGCATGAAGGCCGCGATTGCCGGTCCGCTGACCGACAATCTCACCGCGCGGGTGACCGGCTTCTGGGGCACCTTCGATGGCAACATCACCAACGTCAATCAGGGCGGCCGCCGCGACGTCAACGGCTACAAGCGCTACGGCGCGCGCGGGATCCTCGATTACGACGCGGGCGGCGCCGATCTGCGCCTGATCGCCGACTATTTCGAATCCGATGACAATTGCTGCGCCGACGTCACCGCGGTCAGCCGCGGCGCGGTGCTCGATGACGAACTCGGCCTGCCCGGCGGCTCGGCGCAGGGCGAGGACCAGCGCTTCGTCAACCACAACCTCGTCACCCGCGCCAAGGATCGCCAGTGGAGCATCACCGGCTCGGGCGATTTCGACATCGGCGACACCCACACCCTCAACGTCATCCTGGGCTATCGCAACTGGTTCAACGAGGAATTCCGCGACGGCGACTTCCTGCCGCGCGCCATCGTCGGCACCGGCGAGCTGCATGACAACGGCGTGGTTCGCACCGAGCAGATCTCGGCCGAAGTCCGCCTGGCCTCGGACCAGACCAAGTCGTTCTTCTACCAGGTCGGCGCCTTCGCGTGGCAGTCGGAGAACAGCCAGGTCTTCACCCGCCGCAACATCACCTGCGCCAGCTCGACCCTGCCGGTCGATCCGCGCACCGGCGCGCGTCCGTGCAACATCGCCGATACGGTCAACACGATCTTCCCGACCGCGACCTCGTTCAGCGATGTCACCTCGACCAACTTCGCGCTGTTCACCCAGGCGACCTATCGCTTCACCGAGCAGCTCTCGCTGACCGGCGGCCTGCGCTACACCTGGGATGATCTCGAATTCACCCACACCCGCGCGCCGGGCGTCAATGCCTTCAATGGCCTGCCGGCGACCGGTCCGGGCGTTTCGGGCAACCCGGCCGGCGGCACGCTCGCCAGCGGCGGCAACGGCACCAACACTTCGGCCGGCGCAACCGACACCGGCAACCTTTCGGGCCGTGCGGTGCTGCAGTTCGAGCCGACCGAAGACATCATGCTCTACGGCTCGTACACCCGCGGCTACAAGGGCCCGGCGTTCAACGTGTTCTTCAACCACACCGCCCCCACCAACGCGATTCCGATCGACGAGGAGCTGTCGGACAGCTTCGAAGTCGGCCTCAAGTCGCAGTTCTGGGATCGCCGGGTGCAGTTCAACCTGTCGGCCTTCATGGTCGAATATGAAGGCTTCCAGGCCAACAACTTCGTGCTGCTCAACGGCGCGGTGGTCTCGAACCTGACCAATGCCGGCACCGTGAAGAGCGAAGGCTTCGAAGCCGATCTCGTGATCGCACCGGTCGACGGGCTGAACCTGCGCGCCAGCGCGGCCTATGCCGATGCGCAGGTCAAGGAGTTCAACCCCAACCCGGCCACCAACGCTCCGGACGCACGCAACGGCACGCAGCTCCCGCTCGCGCCCAAGTTCGTCTACACCATCGGCGGCGATTACACTGCCGATCTGGGCGGGCTGCAGCTCTACCTCAACACCGATTACCGTCACACCAGCCGCCAGTTCTCCGATCTCGGCGAACAGGGTCCGATTGACGCCTTCGGCATCTGGAACGCCTCGGTCGGCTTCTCCGATCCGGACGACAAGTTCCGCGTGACCTTCCACGCCCGCAACCTCACCGACAACAGCTATGTGCTGCTGAACGTGTCGGCCGGGCAGCGCCTGCAGATCCCGCGTGATGCGGATCGCTACTTCGGGATTTCGCTGCGCACCCGGATGTGA